One genomic segment of Garra rufa chromosome 13, GarRuf1.0, whole genome shotgun sequence includes these proteins:
- the fam228a gene encoding protein FAM228A, translated as MMTQTKTADDTQHTLSLNSKKQLLEQLHSEQQDVDAIIQPLLVTEAGFIKNLDHYLIHKDTLDLRKRKLLHKRWTQSVSLPVQQSIERHFAHNGYTETQKMRSMHAHYINYCNAKGFVFLESYDPLEYNPFLHHFNTPHYRKISTPALEDPLSLQSRARIKEKTAILRCQTGHVYRRQQVEELLQSPSISQQSRKQSQAKACRDTASERLFRSRSTCTPHAALAEGRCFPAQCWSCC; from the exons ATGATGACACAAACAAAGACGGCAGATGATACGCAGCACACCCTTTCTCTCAACTCCAAAAAACAACTGCTG GAACAGTTACACTCTGAACAGCAAGATGTTGATGCCATTATACAGCCACTGCTGGTGACTGAGGCTGGATTCATAAAG AATCTGGATCACTACCTTATTCACAAAGACACACTGGACCTGAGGAAGCGTAAACTCCTCCATAAGCGCTGGACACAAAGTGTGTCGCTGCCAGTACAGCAGAGCATTGAGCGACATTTTGCACACAATGGCTACACTGAGACACAGAAGATGAGGAGCATGCATGCACACTACATCAACTACTGTAATGCTAAG GGTTTTGTTTTTCTAGAGAGTTATGATCCTCTGGAGTACAACCCCTTCCTGCACCATTTCAACACACCACATTATCGCAAA ATTTCCACCCCAGCACTGGAGGATCCTCTGTCTCTTCAGTCACGAGCCAGGATTAAGGAAAAAACAGCAATACTTCGCTGCCAAACAG GTCACGTATATCGCCGTCAACAGGTGGAAGAACTTCTCCAGAGTCCATCTATTTCCCAACAGAGCCGTAAACAGTCACAAGCCAAAGCCTGCAGAGATACTGCCTCAGAGAGACTGTTTAGATCAAG GAGTACATGCACTCCACATGCGGCTTTGGCAGAGGGACGGTGCTTCCCCGCTCAGTGCTGGTCCTGTTGTTGA